GATGAGCGCCGAGGTGAGCGTGATGACCACCTGGAACCACGGCCCGACGATGTCGCCCGCGATGTAGTAGAACGCGTTGTTGGTCGCGTCGCCCTCGGCGAATCGAGTCCCGGTCGGAACGAAGACCGCGGCCAGGTACACCTGGGCCACGAACAGGAAGGTGACGACGAACAGCACGATCATGGTGGCGCGGGAGACCGCCGCACCCCCACCTTTCGCCTCCTCGTTCAGCGTGGAGATCGCGTCGAAGCCGATGAAGCTGAGAGCAGCAATCGGTATTGCGCCGAAGACGATGCCCCAGGAGAAGTGGCTCGAGTTGAACACCGGTGCCAGAGACAGCTCAGCTCTTCCCTGACACACCGCGATGATGGCACCGGCCACGAAGACGGTCAGCACGATCAGCTGCGTCGCGAGGAAGAGCTTGTTCATTCCCGCCGTCAGTCTGATGCCCCGCAGGTTGATCGCCGCGGCGAGGACGACGAACAGGATCACCCACACGAACTCAGGCACGGCGGGAACGATGCTCGTCATCGCTGCCGCCGCGAAAACCGAGAGCAGTGCGGGAAGCAGAAGGTAGTCCAGCAGGATGGCCCATCCGGCGACGAAGCCAACGGCACGGTTCACGCCGAGCCGGACGTACGAGTAGACCGACCCGGCGACCGGGAACCGCTTGGCCATCTCCTTGTAGCTCAGCGCGCTGAAGACCATTGCGAAGGCGGCCACCAGGTACACGAGAGCCGGCATGCCCTCGGAGAAGTTGAAGATTATGCCGAACACGGCCATCGGCGCCATGGGAACCATGTAGATGAGGCCGTAGACGACGACGTCGGTCAACGACATCGACCTGCGCAGCTGCTGCTCGTAGCCGAGATCCTGGAGCCGCCCCGACGCGGTTTCCACGTTGTTCTGCGTTTCCGCGTTGTTCTGCTGAGTGTGATGCATCTTCGCAGCACGTTCCTTTCGATTGTGGGGGATGTGGATGCGGGTCAATCGCGATCCACGACCTGCAGGAAGCTCCGAAGAGCGGTCTCGTAGGTCGCGGGGTTCTCGAGATGGGTGCAGTGCGTGCCCGGCAGAATGCGCACCTCACTTCTCGCGGTCAGCGATGCCATCTCCCTGATCGTCTCCGGGCGGGCTTCGTCGTCGGCGCCGGTGATCCACAGACTGGGCACGGTCAGGCGTCGGACCGCATCCACGCGGCTCTGACCGCGCAGCACGCCCGTGTTGGTGAACTCGTTGGGCCCCCACATGGCGTGGTAGGACGCTGCGTCCTGACTGTCCGCAGCCCGCTGCAGCGGCAGCGGCCACGGCTCGATGCTGCAGAAATACCGGCGATAGTACTCCGCTTCCGCGGCAGCGTAACCAGGATCGGTCGGCCCGGCGAGGAGACTGCTGCGGTCTGCCTTCGGCAGACGCTCGATCAGGGCCGCCGCGTCACGCATCCATCGGTCGGAATCGACCAGCGGGCTCGACAGGGTGACGGAAGCGATGCGGTCAGGGTGAGCGTCGGCGTAGCTGAGCGCGAGAAAGCCACCCCAGGAGTGACCGAGAAGGTGGAATCTGCTGAGGTCGAAGTGCCCACGCACCTGCTCCAGATGCTCCACGTGCGCTTCCACCGTCCATGCGGACCGATCTGAAGCGCGGTCGGAGCGTCCGGCGGAGATCTGGTCATAGCGGATCACAGGCCGCTCGTCTGCGAGTGAGTCGAGCGGCTGCAGATAGTCGCTGGGGAAGCCGGGTCCGCCGTGCACGATGACCAACGGCACTCCTGCGGCTGCACCTCGTCTGCGGCTGTGCGCCCAGACTCGCCCATGGGAAGTCGGGACAAGACCCTCCGTCTCGATGAACTCGTCGACGTGAGCGTCATCATTTCCAGCCATCCGAGAACCGCCCCTCTGCTCGTCTTTCTGCGACCACGCCAGCATGCCACAAAAGGTTCGGTGCGGAACCTTTGAGTTTGTGACTAAATGGTTCCATGCCATCGGAACCTGCTCCCGCGCCCGAGGATCCGAGCCCGGCGGCCCCTCACGGTGGCAGAGTCGCGCAGCCTCTGCGCGACGACGTTCTCGATCGGCTGGTCACAGCCGTGGCGATCGGTGAATACGCGCCCGGTGAGCGATTCCCGTCCGAGCGGGATCTCGCCGCGACGCTGGGCGTCGGTCGCGTGACCGTGCGGGCCGCGATCGCGACTCTCGTCGAGCGCGGCTTGCTGCGGTCACAGCGGGGAAGGGGTGGCGGCACGTTCGTCGTCGAACCCGAGTCGCCGAGCGCGCGCCACGCGGTCGACCACACACTGACGCAGGCGTGGAACCGGCTGCTGGATCAGCACGAAGCCGAATGCTGGCTTCACGGGGCTATCGCCGCTGCGGCGGCGGAACGTCATACCGCGACCGACGCCCGAATCCTCTCGAAGCGTCTGGAGGAGTATCGCACCGCTGCATCCGGCGCGCCAGCGCGGTATGCCGACGGACGGCTGCACCTCGCCATCGCGGCGGCCGCGCACACATCCACCCTCTCCGACGTGCTGCTGTCGCTCGAACGGAAGATGCACATCACGGCGCCGGCGCACCCCTGGGGCCACTCCGCTGGGTGGGCGGACCTCGAGTCGAGGTCTCTGCGGGACCACGAACGACTCATCGGTGCGATCCTGGCCCGCGACGTCGCCGAGGCGCACGAGGTCGGTCGCCGACACGCGCGGATCAATCTGGAGCTGCTGGAGAACGCGCGGCGGAGAGCGCGGGATGAACCTCAGCGCTGACCCCGCGCCTGCCGGTTCGTGCGACCCGTACAAGCCGGCCCGGCTTCAGTTGACCGGGCCGGTCCACTTCTCGCCTGGGCCCTTGCCGATCGGGTCGGGGATGACGGATGCCTCGCGGAACGCCAGCTGAAGCGAGCGCAGTCCGTCGCGCAGCGATCGGGCATGCATGTCGCTGATCTCGGGTGCTCCCGCGGTGATGAGGCCTGCGAGGGCGTTGATGAGCTTGCGGGCCTCGTCGAGGTCGGTCTGCTCCTCGGGTGAGTCGGCCAGCCCCACCTTCACGGCGGCGGCGCTCATCAGATGCACGGCGGTCGTCGTGATCACCTCGACGGCGGGAACGTCCGCGATGTCGCGCGTCGCGGAGCTCGCCGCCTGCTCCTGCTGCTCCCAGCGATCGTGGCGGTCATCGTGGTGCTCGGCAGGAATCGTCACTTCGGGATGCTTTCTGGTAGACTTCTGCGGGCTTCGGAGTGTCATGCTCCGATACGAAAGAGGATTCTCATCCCACCCGCGCTTGCCGTTCCAGGCTACCGGGTTCAGCACCCCGCCGGTCACGGTGGAAAGGGTGTCACAAGCCGGTGTGTCTGATCGCGCCGGCGGGTGGGGAGAACTCCGATTTCGCCCGAGATGCGGCCCGCATCCCGGTGGCCGAGAACCCACGTCTTAGGAGCTCCGCATCAGCGATCCCCGTACCAATGAGCGCATCCGCGTCCCCGAGGTCCGCCTCGTCGGTCCCGCGGGTGAGCAGATCGGTGTCGTCCGCATCGAGGCCGCACTGCGTCTGGCCCAGGAGGCCGACCTCGATCTCGTCGAGGTGGCCCCCAACTCCAAGCCGCCCGTGGTCAAGATCATGGACTACGGCAAGTTCAAGTACGAGGCCGCGCAGAAGGCCAAGGAAGCGCGTCGCAATCAGGCGAACACGATCCTCAAGGAGGTTCGCTTCCGTCTGAAGATCGAGGCTCACGACTACACGACCAAGCTCAAGCGCGCCGAGGGCTTCCTCAAGGCCGGTGACAAGGTCAAGGCGATGATCCTGTTCCGTGGCCGTGAGCAGTCGCGTCCCGAGCAGGGCGTGCGTCTGCTGCGGAAGTTCGCCGAGGATGTCGCCGAGTTCGGCACCGTCGAGTCGAACCCGACGATCGACGGTCGCAACATGGTCATGGTCGTGGCTCCGCTGAAGAACAAGTCCGAGGCGAAGGCAGAGCAGAACGCGGTCCGCACCGCGAACAAGCAGGCCGCGCGCGAGGCGAAGAACGGCACGGACGCGGGTCCCACCGACGAGTCCGCGGCGTAAGCCGCCCCACCGACTCCCGCTTCCGAGCGGGTACCCACCGTCGCCCGCCAGGGCGCCACACGAAGGAAGAGAAGATGCCGAAGCAGAAGACCCACTCGGGTGCGAAGAAGCGCTTCAAGATCACCGGCAGCGGAAAGCTGAAGAAGCAGCAGGCCGGCATGCGCCACAACCTCGAGGTCAAGTCGAGCCGGCGCACCCGTCGCCTGAACCAGGACCAGGTCCTCTCCAAGGCCGACACCAAGGTCGCGAAGAAGCTTCTCGGTCGCTGAGCGCCGAACGTACGAATAGGAACACACGAAAATGGCAAGAGTCAAGCGCGCAGTCAACGCGCAGAAGAAGCGTCGCGTCATCCTCGAGCGCGCGTCCGGTTACCGTGGCCAGCGTTCGCGCCTGTACCGCAAGGCGAAGGAGCAGGTCACCCACTCCCTCGTCTACGCGTACCGTGACCGTCGCAAGCGCAAGGGCGACTTCCGTCGTCTGTGGATCCAGCGCATCAACGCCGCTGCCCGCCAGAACGGCATCACCTACAACCGCTTCATCCAGGGCCTCGGCCTCGCGGGTGTGCAGGTCGACCGCCGCATGCTGGCCGACCTGGCCGTGACCGACGCCGGCGCGTTCACCGCCCTGGTCGAGGTCGCCAAGAACGCTCTGCCCTCGGACGTCAACGCGCCGAAGGCCGCTGCCTGATCCTCGCGATCTGACGGGTGTCTCCCCTCGGGGAGGCGCCCGTTTCGCGTTCGCTCGCCCGGATAGACTGGGCCCGTGCTCGAGAACCCCCGCTCTCCCCGCGTCCGTGCCGTCGCCAAGCTGACCAAGCGCAGCGCCAGGGTCGAGACCGGGTCGTTCCTGCTCGAGGGCCCCCAGTCGGTGCGAGAGGCGTTGCAGTATCTGCCCGACGCGATCGTCGAGCTGTTCGCGACCCCCACTGCGTGGGAGAAGCACGCCGACGTGCGCGCTCTCGCCGACGAGCACGGCGTCGAGGTCGAGTACGTCACCGAGGCGGTGCTGGCCGCCATGGCCGACACCGTGACGCCGCAGGGGCTCATTGCGGTCACGCGCCAGACCCCGACTTCGGTGAAGGACATCTTCGCCGCCGAGCCCAAGCTGATCGCGATCTGCGAAGAAGTGCGCGACCCGGGCAACCTCGGCACCATCATCCGCGCCGCGGATGCGGCAGGAGCGGATGCCGTGGTGCTCACCGGACGCACGGTCGACCCCTACAACCCCAAGGTCGTGCGATCGACGACCGGCTCCCTCTTCCATCTGCCGGTCTCTGTCGGCGGCGACCTCGACGATGTGATCCGCCGGGCGCACGCCGCCGGCATGAACGTCGTGGCCGCGGACGTGAAGGGCGACGACCTGCTCGTCGCCCGCGCCGATGGCGTGCTCGCCCAGCCCACCGCCTGGCTGTTCGGCAATGAGGCGCGCGGGCTCGACGAGGATGCGCTCTCCCAGGCCGACCGGGCTCTGCGCCTGCCGATCTTCGGGCGCGCCGAGTCCCTCAACCTCGCGACGGCGGCGAGCGTCTGCCTCTACGAGTCGGCCTTCGCGCAGCGCGCGACGCACTGAGACCGCGCCCAGGCATCCGGAACCGCGCCGAGGCACCGGTCACGAATCGGTAAACCCGCGTGGGGTCGCGGCGGCGCGACGCGGCTCTGTTCTAGTCTGTAGCTCATGGCAGCGCGCAATGACGCCCTCGTGGTGGTCGAGAACGTCCAGAAGCACTACGGCGAGTTCCAAGCCCTCAAGGACATCGATCTGACGGTCGACCGGGGCGAGGTGGTCGTCGTCATCGGTCCGTCCGGCTCGGGGAAGTCGACGCTGTGCCGCACGATCAACCGTCTCGAGACCATCACGAGCGGCGAGATCCGGATCGACGGCAAGACCCTCCCCGCCGAGGGGAAGGGGCTCGCGAAGCTGCGTGCCGAGGTCGGCATGGTCTTCCAGTCGTTCAACCTCTTCGCGCACCTGACGATCCTCGAGAACGTGACCCTCGGCCCCATCAAGGTGCTCGGCAAGCCCAAGGCCGAGGCCGAGAAGGAGGCCATGGCGCTGCTGGAGCGCGTCGGCGTCGCGCAGCAGGCGTCCAAGCTGCCGGCGCAGCTCTCCGGCGGCCAGCAGCAGCGCGTCGCGATCGCACGCGCGCTCGCGATGCACCCCAAGGTGATGCTCTTCGACGAGCCGACCAGCGCGCTGGACCCCGAGATGATCAACGAGGTCCTCGACGTGATGGTCGAGCTCGCCAAGGAGGGCATGACGATGATCGTCGTCACCCACGAGATGGGCTTCGCGCGCAAGGCGGCCAACCGAGTCGTCTTCATGGCCGACGGCCAGATCGTCGAGGAGGCGGCTCCCGAGGAGTTCTTCACCAACCCGAAGAGCCCCCGTGCCAAGGACTTCCTCTCCAAGCTCCTCACCCACTGACCCCGCATCGAAACGCACCACAGCACAGAAGGAGAAGCACATGCGACGCACACGAGCTCTCGCAGGCATCGGAATCGCGACGGCGGCGCTGCTCGCCCTCACCGGCTGCAACAGCGGCAGCCCGAGCAACCCGGGCGGCGGAGACGCCGGAGACGGTGGCGACAAGCCGCTGTTCGAGGTGGCGAAGGACGTCACGCTCGACGGCAGCCCGACGTTCGACAAGATCGAGAAGGCCGGCAAGGTCACCATCGGCGTCAAGGAGGACCAGCCTGGTCTCGGCTACCTCGACGCGACGACCGGTGAGCGCACCGGTTTCGACGTCGACATCGCCCGCTGGATCGCAGCCTCGCTCGGCTACGGCGAGGACAAGATCGAGTTCAAGCCGATCGCCTCGGCCAACCGCGAGCAGGCGATCGTGAACGGCGACATCGACTACTACGTCGGCACCTACTCGATCAACGACAAGCGCAAGGAGCAGATCGACTTCGCCGGCCCGTACTTCATCACCGGCCAGGGTCTGCTCGTCGCGAAGGACGCCCCGGAAGCCGACAAGCTCGAGGACTTCAACGGCAAGACCGTGTGCTCGGCGACCGGTTCGACCCCGATCCAGAACATCAAGGCGAACTTCCCCGAGATCAAGACGCAGGAGTACGACCTGTACTCCGCGTGCGTCCAGGACCTCATCGACGGCAAGGTCGACGCGGTGACCACCGACCAGGCCATCCTGATCGGCTACGCGGCCCAGTACCCGGACGAGGTCAAGGTGACCGGCGGTCTTTTCACCGAAGAGCGCTACGGCGTCGGTCTGACCAAGGGCGATGACGTGCTGCGCACGCACATCAACGACCTGTTCACCGAGAACAACGACATCTGGCAGGCCATCTTCGACAAGAACCTCGGCGACTCGGGGATCAAGGTCGAGCAGCCCGAGGTCGACGCGTACTGATCACCCATCGGGGCGGCCCTGACGGGGCCGCCCCGATCCCATCCTGAGAAGGGAAGACGGCGTGGACGTCATCTTCGGAAACCTCGACCTGTGGGGTGAGGCGATCGCGAACACGCTGCTGGTGTTCTTCGTGGGCGGACTGATCGCCCTCGTGCTCGGCATCGTCGTCGGCGCGATGCGCGTCTCGCCCGTGCCGATCGCCCGCGGCGTGGGCACCGCGTACGTGAACATCATCCGCAACACCCCGCTGACGCTCGTCTTCTTCTTCTTCGTGTTCGGCTATCCGCAGCTCGGGCTCCCCGACCTGTCGAACACCGTGCTCGGCATCCTCGCCATTGGCATCTACACCGCCACCTACGTCGCCGAGGTGCTGCGCGCGGGCATCAACACCGTGCCGGTCGGCCAGGCGGAGGCCGCGCGTGCGATCGGCCTGCCGTTCGGCCAGGTCATGACCCTGGTCGTGCTGCCGCAGGCGTTCCGCTCGGTGGTCCCGCCCATGATGAGCGTCTTCATCGCTCTGCTGAAGAACACCACCGTCGCCGCCGGCTTCTCGATCGCCGAGCTCGCGGCGCTGCGGGCCACCATCAACGACGCGCCGGGGCGCCCCGGCAACCCGATGGAGGTCCTGCTCTGGGTCGCCGTGGTGTTCGTGGTGCTGGTGCTCGCGATGAGCGCGGTGCAGCGCCACCTCGAGAACAAGTGGAGGATCGCACGATGACCTCAGTGCTCTACGACGTCCCCGGCCCCCGGGCGATCGTCCGCAACCGCATCCTCGCGGTCGTCACCATCCTCGTCGTGCTGGCCGCGATCGGCTTCGTCCTCTACCGGATGTACGTCACCGGCCAGTTCGAGCCGCAGAAGTGGTATGTCTTCACCTTCGCGAACGTCTGGAAGGGCATCTTCGGCGCGCTCGGCAAGACCCTCGGCGCCTTCGCCCTCGCCGCTGTGCTGAGCCTCGTGCTCGGCTTCGTGCTCGCCATCGGCCGCCTCTCCGATCACGCCTGGGTGCGCATCCCGGTCGGCGTGATCATCGAGCTGTTCCGCGCCGTTCCCGTTCTCGTCTTCATGATGCTGCTGTACTACGGCCTCCCCGTCGCCGGCGTCGACATGGACCCGTACTGGGCCGTGGTCATCGGACTGATGGTCTACAACGGTTCGGTGCTCGCCGAGGCTTTGCGTGCCGGCATCGAGTCGCTGCCGAAGGGGCAGAAGGAGGCCGGGTACGCGATCGGCCTGCGCAAGAGCGGTGTGATGCGCCTCATCCTGCTGCCGCAGGCGGTGCGGGCCATGCTGCCCGTGATCGTCGCGCAGCTGGTGGTGACCCTCAAGGACACCGCGTTGGGGTTCATCATCACCTACCCCGAGCTGCTCTACTACGCGAAGCTGCTCAGCTCGCAGCAGGGTCGTCCCATCCTGCAGTCGGCGTTCGTCATCGGCGGCATCTACATCCTGCTCTGCCTGATCCTCGCCGGCGTGGCGAAGTGGATCGAGGTGCGCACGCGTCACTCCGCGAAGCTCACGGGCTACACCCCGGATGCCGACGGCGACCCACGCATCCACGGCGAGTCCACGGTGACCGAGGTCATCGCCATGCAGCGCGGGGCCGGGAAGTTCGATCCCGGCTCGGGCATTCCGCCCGCCCAGTTCTGACGCGGCCGAGAAGGCGCTCCCGGATCCCGGGAGCGCCTTCTTCCGTTCCGCCGCTCAGCCGGCGATGATCGCCGCGTACGCCTCGTCGAAGCGCCGCCGCAGATCGTCGTAGTACGTCCGCTGCCCGGCATCCGGTCGGGTGAGAGCGGTCTGCGGGATGATGGCGAGGGGATGATCGGGCTGCAGCACCGACAGCGCGATCGCCGCGGCGCCGCGCATCGTGACGCGCTTGACCTCGACCACCTGCACGGGGAACCCGAGCGCCTGGGCGACCACAGCCATCATCGACGGGAACGCGCCGGTGACCCCTCCCGAGGCGATCACGCGCTCGATTCGGGGGTTCACGTCGCGCAGCTGCTCGAACACCCGCTGGTAGGAGATGGCGATGCCCTCGGCGGCCGCGCGCCACAGCTCGCGCGGCCCCGAGGCCGACGACACCCCGGTCAGCGCGGCGCGGGCGCTGCCGGCCCATCCCGTCGCCCGCTCACCGGTGAGGAACGGCAGCATGAGCGGGGTGCCGTCTACGGGCCCCGCACGCAGCAGCTCGTCGATCTCGTCGTACGAGAGGGGAGCGAGCGTCGCCTGCAGCCACAGCGTCACGCGTCCGACGTCGTTGAGCGCTCCGCCGACGATCGACTGCGTGCGCGAGATACGGTACGCCCACAGGCCCGACGGCAGAACATCGGGAGTTCCGTCGACGATCACCCGGATCGCGCCGGAGGTCGCCGCCGACATCGCGGCCGTGTCCGGCGACGAGGCGCCCACACCGACGTTCGAGGCGTACCCGTCGGGGACGGCGGGGAACCATGCGGCCCCCTCGAGGGCCGGCCACCGCCGTGCGACGTCGGGGGAGACCGCGGTGATCGGCTCGTCGGGGTCGACGATCGGGGCGAAGCGCGACCGGTCGACGCCGACCGCGGCGAGCAGCTCCTCGTCGAGCTCGCAGGTGTGCCGGTTCAGGATGCCCGCCCATGCCATCGTCGAGGTCGCCGCCCCCTCGATGCCGGCGAGCCTGGCGTAGACGTACTCGCCGAGTGAGAGGAACTTCGCGGTGCGCGCGAAGACATCGGGAAGCTCGTCCTTGAGCCACAGCAGTCGCGGCGGGTGGTAGCTGGTGTGCAGGCGCGCCCCGACGCGCTGGTGCACCTCGGTCTCGTCCAGACGGGAGCGCAGCTCGGCCAGATGCCGGGCCGAGCGCGAATCCGCGTACGTGTAGCAGGGAGTCAGCGCCTCGCCCTGCGCATCGACGCACACCAGGGACGACGCGAAGGTGTCCATCACCACCGCGCGGATGAGCCCGGGCTCGATGCCCTCGACCACGTGACCGATCACCTCGGCGACCTCGGCGACGATCAGATCGGCGTCGATCTCGGCGGTGCCGTCGGCCTCTTCGATGAACAGATGCTCCGCCTTGGCGATGCGCTTCTTGATCGGCCTGGCGTACGCGTCGTACAGGCTGCAGCGCGTGGACCCCGAGCCGATGTCTATCGCCAGCACGTACGGTGCGGGCGCCGAGACCAGGGTGATGGCCTGCGTGGTGGGCAGCTCTTTCGCGGTCATCGTCCATCCCGTCGCACTCGTCGGTCGTCGTCGCTGGCGATCCTATCGGCGGGCGGGTCGGCAGTCGGGGCGCCGGTAGACTCTTCTCTCGTGTCAGACTCGCCCGAAACACCCCAGATCACACCCGAGGCGGTGCAGACCGCCGTCGACGCCGCGCTCGCCGCGATCGACGCCGCAGCCGACACGGCGGAGCTGAAGACGGCCCGCGCGTCGCACGTCGCCGAAGGCTCTCCGCTCGCCGTGCTGAACGCCTCGATGCGTCAGGTCGCCCCCGAGCACAAGGCCGCCTTCGGCAAGCTGATCGGGCAGGGCAGGGGTCGTGTGACGCAGGCGCTCGCCGCGAAGGAGGCAGAACTCGCCGAGGCCGAGACGGCGGCGCGTCTGGAAGCGGAGCGCGTCGACATCACCGCGATCGCGTCGCGCTCGCGCGTCGGTGCCCGGCACCCGCTGCCGCTCATGCAGGAGCAGATCAGCGACATCTTCGTCGGCATGGGGTGGGAGGTCGCCGAGGGGCCCGAGCTCGAGCACGAATGGTTCAACTTCGACGCGCTCAACTTCGACGAGGACCACCCGGCTCGCCAGGAGCAGGACACGTTCTACGTCGACCCGACCTCGCGGCACCTGGTGATGCGCACGCACACCAGTCCCGTGCAGGTGCGCTCGATGCTCGAGCGCGATCTGCCGATCTACGTGCTCTGCCCCGGACGCGTCTACCGCACCGACGAGTTCGACGCGACCCACCTGCCGGTGTTCACCCAGGTGGAGGGTCTCGTCGTCGACAAGGGCATCACGATGGCGCACCTGAAGGGCACCCTCGACCATCTCGCCCGGCAGCTGTTCGGAGCCGAGGCGAAGACGCGGCTGCGCACTAACTACTTCCCCTTCACCGAGCCGTCCGCCGAGTTCGACCTGTGGCACCCGACGTTCGCCGGCGGTGCGCGCTGGATCGAATGGGGCGGCTGCGGCATGGTCAACCCGAACGTGCTTCGTGCGGCGGGCATCGACCCCGAGGTGTACAGCGGGTTCGCGTTCGGAATCGGCGTCGAGCGCGCCCTGATGTTCCGCAGCGATGTGAAGGACATGCGCGACATGGCAGAGGGCGATGTGCGCTTCAGCGAGCAGTTCGGGATGGTGGTGTGATGCGCGTTCCGATCTCGTGGCTGCGCGAGTACGTCGACGTGGCGCCGGATGCCACTGCGGAGGACGTTCTGGCCTCGTTCGTGTCGGTCGGCTTCGAAGAGGAGGACGTCCACCGCTTCGAGATCTCAGGCCCCGTCGTCGTGGGGCGGGTGCTGTCGATCGAGCCCGAGCCGCAGAAGAACGGCAAGACGATCAACTGGTGCCAGGTCGATGTCGGCCCCGAGAACGGCGGCGTGCGCGGCATCGTGTGCGGCGCGCATAACTTCGTCGTCGGCGACAAGGTCGTGGTGAGCCTGCCGGGCGCCGTGCTGCCAGGGCCCTTCCCGATCTCGGCGCGTAAGACCTACGGTCACGTCTCCGACGGCATGATCGCGTCGGCTCGCGAGCTGGGTCTTGGCGACGAGCACGACGGCATCATCGTGCTCTCGACCCTCGGCCTCGACCCCGAGGTCGGCGCGGATGCCATCGCTCTGCTGCATCTCGACGACTTCGCCGTCGATGTGAACGTCACGCCCGACCGCGGCTACGCGTTCTCGCTGCGGGGACTCGCTCGTGAGTACTCCCACGCCACCGGGGGGGCGTTCCGCGACCCGGCCGAGCGCGACTTCTCGCAGGTGCAGCCCGGATCCGGATTCGAGGTCCGTGTCGACGATCAGGCGCCCATCCGCGGGGCGGTCGGCGCGAGCGAGTTCGTCGTGCGCGTCGTGCGCGACG
The window above is part of the Microbacterium sp. nov. GSS16 genome. Proteins encoded here:
- a CDS encoding gluconokinase, with the translated sequence MTAKELPTTQAITLVSAPAPYVLAIDIGSGSTRCSLYDAYARPIKKRIAKAEHLFIEEADGTAEIDADLIVAEVAEVIGHVVEGIEPGLIRAVVMDTFASSLVCVDAQGEALTPCYTYADSRSARHLAELRSRLDETEVHQRVGARLHTSYHPPRLLWLKDELPDVFARTAKFLSLGEYVYARLAGIEGAATSTMAWAGILNRHTCELDEELLAAVGVDRSRFAPIVDPDEPITAVSPDVARRWPALEGAAWFPAVPDGYASNVGVGASSPDTAAMSAATSGAIRVIVDGTPDVLPSGLWAYRISRTQSIVGGALNDVGRVTLWLQATLAPLSYDEIDELLRAGPVDGTPLMLPFLTGERATGWAGSARAALTGVSSASGPRELWRAAAEGIAISYQRVFEQLRDVNPRIERVIASGGVTGAFPSMMAVVAQALGFPVQVVEVKRVTMRGAAAIALSVLQPDHPLAIIPQTALTRPDAGQRTYYDDLRRRFDEAYAAIIAG
- a CDS encoding amino acid ABC transporter permease, whose product is MTSVLYDVPGPRAIVRNRILAVVTILVVLAAIGFVLYRMYVTGQFEPQKWYVFTFANVWKGIFGALGKTLGAFALAAVLSLVLGFVLAIGRLSDHAWVRIPVGVIIELFRAVPVLVFMMLLYYGLPVAGVDMDPYWAVVIGLMVYNGSVLAEALRAGIESLPKGQKEAGYAIGLRKSGVMRLILLPQAVRAMLPVIVAQLVVTLKDTALGFIITYPELLYYAKLLSSQQGRPILQSAFVIGGIYILLCLILAGVAKWIEVRTRHSAKLTGYTPDADGDPRIHGESTVTEVIAMQRGAGKFDPGSGIPPAQF
- the pheS gene encoding phenylalanine--tRNA ligase subunit alpha encodes the protein MSDSPETPQITPEAVQTAVDAALAAIDAAADTAELKTARASHVAEGSPLAVLNASMRQVAPEHKAAFGKLIGQGRGRVTQALAAKEAELAEAETAARLEAERVDITAIASRSRVGARHPLPLMQEQISDIFVGMGWEVAEGPELEHEWFNFDALNFDEDHPARQEQDTFYVDPTSRHLVMRTHTSPVQVRSMLERDLPIYVLCPGRVYRTDEFDATHLPVFTQVEGLVVDKGITMAHLKGTLDHLARQLFGAEAKTRLRTNYFPFTEPSAEFDLWHPTFAGGARWIEWGGCGMVNPNVLRAAGIDPEVYSGFAFGIGVERALMFRSDVKDMRDMAEGDVRFSEQFGMVV